The DNA sequence GTTTGTCAACGGCAAGGACACCAAAGCGGCGCAGATGTTCACGCTGGCGCACGAACTTGCGCATATTTGGCTTGGACAGTCGGCCTTGTCTGATGCGGAGGCGTTAGCCATTCCTGATCGCACGGTGGAGGCGTGGTGCAACCGCGTGGCGGCGGAACTGCTCGCACCGCTGCATGTGGTTCGTGCGGAGTTTTGCGGGGACACGGACCTTGATATGGAGGTTCAGCGCCTGGCGCGGCGTTTTAAGGTGAGCACATTGGTAATCCTGCGGCGGATTTATGACGCCGGAAAAATCACACGCGGCGGTTTACAGGAGGCATATGCCGCGGAAACCGCCCGGCTTCGCGCGGCCATGCCGAAAGGCGGCGGCGGCGATTTCTACCTCACGCAGGCGGCCCGGGTCAGTAAGCGTTTTGCCCGCGCACTTGTGGTGAGCACGCTGGAAGGCCACACACTGTATCGCGATGCATTTCAGATGTTGGGCGTGTCCAAGGTGGAGACTTTCAACGAAATGGGCCGCAGTGTGGGTGTGTGCGCATGATGGCTTATCTTCTTGACGCCAATGTCTTTATCCAGGCGAAGAATTTACATTACGGTTTCGATTTTTGCCCGGCCTTCTGGGAATGGCTCGAGGTGGAGAATGGAAACGGCAATGTGTTTAGCATCGAGAAAGTTGGCGACGAGATTAAAATCGGCTCGGACGAATTGGCCGAATGGGCGATGTCGCAGGGCGCAGGGTTCTTTTTGCCGGCCGATGCGGCCTTACTGACAACCCTTGGCCGCGTAAGTGAATGGGTCACCCGGCAGAATTATGAACCGGCCGCAGTAAACACGTTTCTGCAGGTGGCCGATTACTACCTTGTGGCCCATGCGTTGGCGCACGGACATACCGTGGTGACGCATGAAGTGCCCGCGCCATCGGCGCGAAAAGTGAAGATTCCCAACGTGTGCATCGGCTTGGGTATTCGTTGCATTACGCCTTTTGAGATGCTTCGCATCGCGCGCGCCCGTTTCGTGCTCGAACGGGGCACGAACAACGCGCAGATGTTTCTTGCAAGCACTCATCAATGATTTGGGACGCATAAATCCCATTCGCCATGACGAATTTTTTTTGGTTTTTATTCGCTGTCTCTTGTTCAGCCGTTGCCGCCCGTGGTTTCCATGCCTAGACCGAACGCGGTGAGCAGCACGCCCTGGGGAAGGTCCTCCACGGCCATGGGCGCCGCTGAAAACACATCCACTTGGGCGCACAGGGCAATGTCGGACTCCCTGCCGATGCGTCGGAGATTTTCCGCATGGGGCGCATCGGCAAACAGGCGTTCCAGCCCGCGGCTTTCCAGCAGGGGCGTGTACGTTTCATGCATGTCCCGGCCCTCGCCCAAAACCGCCCCCAGGCCGGGTGTTCCCAGCAGCCGCCCGGCGAGGAACACGGCGGCGGCCCGGTCCTCCTGCGCGTCATAGCCGGGCTCGTCCATGAGTCCCGCGGAGATGATTGCCACCTCGCCGTCCTTTCCCGCCAGCGTCGCGGCGGCGCGGCAGACGGCCGAGGCGTTCATCGGCCCGCCCATCAGCGCGGTCCGCGCGCCCCGGCACTGCACCATGCGCCCCGCGCCGGTGGTGGTGGTGAAAATGACGCGCCGCCCGCGCGCGGCGGGCGCCTCGGCGGGGCTGTTGCCGTGGTCAAAACCCGCGGGCGGCAGGCCGCCCCGCTCCCCGTAGAGCAGGGCGTCGGGCCAGGCCGCCTTCACGGCGAGGGCCTCGCCCACCTCGCGCACCGCCAGCACGGCCGTGGCGCCCGCCTCCAGCAGGGCCGCCGCCGTCGCGCTCGCCCGCAGGGCGTCCACCACCACGGCCACGGCGCCGCGCGCGCGCGCGAAGGCGCATCCGGCCTCCCCCTCAAGCAGATGTGTCAGCATGAGACCTCCCGCGGGCCTGCCTCAGGCCGCGTCGCTTCCATGTCATTTGCAAAAAGACCATGTTCCTGCAGGGTCTTTTTTGGCCGGCCAGTATACATGGAGTTTTGCTCCCGGCGGCAACCGTCCGGTCCGGGCGTTTTTCATCGGTGCGCCGCCGTGCTTTTGCCCCCCGCTTTCTGCAAAAATGTGGCCATGGTGTCCTTCTTCCCGGGAGTGTTTCCAAGCGAATGGAGGGGGACGCCCGCCGCTCTTTCAGGTTGCGGCTGTGCAGGCCGGGGGCATGCCCCGGCAAACCACCGGAGTACCCGTTGATGGACACGACTATCGAGGCCCTTGAGCGCCGACTGGACGATTTTGACCCGGACACCCGCCGCGCCACGCTGGTAACGCTTGCGGAGAAGGCCCGCACGGGGGTGGTCGAGCTTCCCGCCGCAGGGGAGGCCTTCAACCTGCACTGCCATTCCTCGTTCTCGTTCAA is a window from the Candidatus Hydrogenedentota bacterium genome containing:
- a CDS encoding 2-phosphosulfolactate phosphatase, yielding MLTHLLEGEAGCAFARARGAVAVVVDALRASATAAALLEAGATAVLAVREVGEALAVKAAWPDALLYGERGGLPPAGFDHGNSPAEAPAARGRRVIFTTTTGAGRMVQCRGARTALMGGPMNASAVCRAAATLAGKDGEVAIISAGLMDEPGYDAQEDRAAAVFLAGRLLGTPGLGAVLGEGRDMHETYTPLLESRGLERLFADAPHAENLRRIGRESDIALCAQVDVFSAAPMAVEDLPQGVLLTAFGLGMETTGGNG
- a CDS encoding DUF4411 family protein, with the translated sequence MAYLLDANVFIQAKNLHYGFDFCPAFWEWLEVENGNGNVFSIEKVGDEIKIGSDELAEWAMSQGAGFFLPADAALLTTLGRVSEWVTRQNYEPAAVNTFLQVADYYLVAHALAHGHTVVTHEVPAPSARKVKIPNVCIGLGIRCITPFEMLRIARARFVLERGTNNAQMFLASTHQ